CACACCTGCCAGGTAAAGACCTCATCAAATAGTTTGTGATACGGTTCACGAGAACCCCCCGGACAGAGCCGAAGGACCGCACTACGACGGTTCATTGGAGTGAGGTGGCGTGAGGTCTCTCGCCCCTCGGGCCGGGACTACGCTCGTCCATGACGACACCCTGCCCCCCTTGAATGCGGAGTTGCCGCCATGCAGTCCAACGACGTACGAACACTCCTGCACTGTGCCCTGCCCACCGCAACCGCGGGTGTGGCGGGAGTCGCGGTGAGTGCCGCCGTTGCCGGCGGCAAGGGAGCGCTCGGCGCCGTGTTCGGTGCGGCTCTCGTCCTGCTGTTCATGGGCGGCGGTCTGGTGGTGCTGCTGCGCACCGCGCGCCAGCTTCCCCATCTGTTCCAATCGATGGGGCTGTTGCTCTACACCACCCAGATCCTGCTGCTGATGATCGTGCTGATCACGTTCAAGGGGACCTCGGCCTTCAACCCGAAATGCTTCGCGTTCACGCTGCTGGCGGCCACCCTGGTGTGGATCGCCGCCCAGGTGGTCTCGCACATGAAGGCCAAGATCCTCTACGTCGAGCCGGATTCCGCTCGGGCGTCGTCGTGACCTGTAGGGCCGGTGTAAAGGGACTTCCGCTCTTTTGCTATGGTCTCGCCACAACTGCGGCAGAGCTGGCGCGGGCGGCAGTCGAGCCTGTGACGTCTCACGGTTCGGAGCCCAGTAGCCGCCCCCACATCCGCAAGTCCAGTCCAGTGCCGTCCCGCGGTCGCAGGCCGCGCCGACACATCGAGGTTGCCGTACCCATGCGCCACGCTGAAGGAGCTCGCGGTGAGTAACGCCAAGACGCTCGCCTTCGAGACCGACTGTCATATTTTCGACGGGTGCGGTTTCCCGACCCCCGGCCTGCACTCGTTCCTCTTCGAACCGCTCTTCACCGTCGGCGGCATCGAATTCAACAAGCCGATGCTGCTCTCGCTGGTGAGCACCGTCATCGTCATCGGATTCTTCTGGGCGGCCTTCAACAAGCCGAAGCTGATTCCCGGCAAGCTCCAGATGGTCGGCGAGGCGGGCTACGACTTCGTCCGTCGCGGGGTCGTGTACGAGACGATCGGCAAGCGCGAGGGCGAGAAGTACGTCCCGCTGATGTTCTCGTTGTTCTTCTTCATCTGGATCATGAACCTGTGGTCGATCGTCCCGATCGCGCAGTTCCCGGCCACCGCGGTCATCGCGTTCCCGGTCGGTCTCGCGGCCCTCGTCTACATCGTGTGGATGAGCGTGACGTTCAAGCGCCACGGGTTCATCGGCGGCTGGAAGAACATCACCGGCTACGACCCGTCGCTCGGCCCGGTGTTCCCGATGGTCATGTTCTTCGAGTTCCTGTCGAACGTGTTCATCCGGCCGTTCACCCACGCCGTCCGGCTCTTCGCCAACATGTTCGCCGGGCACGTCCTGATCCTGATCTTCACCATCGGGACCTGGTACCTGCTCAACGGCATCGGCATCGCCTACTCGGCGGTCTCGTTCCTGATGGTCATCGTGATGACGGTCTTCGAGCTGTTCATCCAGGCCCTCCAGGCCTACGTCTTCATCCTCCTGTCCTGTAGCTACATCCAGGGCGCGCTCGCCAAGCACCACTGAGCACCTGCTCAACATCCCCTGAACTTCCGGTGGCCAACCCCCACCGGCCTGTGTAAAGAGAAGGAAGTTACGGCATGTCCGCTCTCGACACCCTCGCCGCGGTCGAAATCAAGGGCAACCTCGCTGCCATCGGCTACGGTCTCGCGGCCATCGGCCCCGGCGTCGGCGTTGGCATCATCTTCGGTAACGGCACCCAGGCGCTGGCTCGCCAGCCCGAGGCCGCCGGCCTGATCCGTCAGAACCAGATCCTCGGCTTCGTCCTCTGTGAGGCGCTCGCCCTGATCGGTCTGGTCATGGGCTTCGTCTACCCGACGTCCTGATCCGGTCATCGCCGACGAGAGAATTCCACGGAAGGAACTGATGTGATCTCGCCCTTGCTGCAAATCGCGGCTGAGGAGGAGGCCCAGAATCCTCTGATCCCGGAGATCCCCGAGCTCGTCATCGGTCTGATCG
The sequence above is a segment of the Streptomyces asoensis genome. Coding sequences within it:
- the atpB gene encoding F0F1 ATP synthase subunit A translates to MSNAKTLAFETDCHIFDGCGFPTPGLHSFLFEPLFTVGGIEFNKPMLLSLVSTVIVIGFFWAAFNKPKLIPGKLQMVGEAGYDFVRRGVVYETIGKREGEKYVPLMFSLFFFIWIMNLWSIVPIAQFPATAVIAFPVGLAALVYIVWMSVTFKRHGFIGGWKNITGYDPSLGPVFPMVMFFEFLSNVFIRPFTHAVRLFANMFAGHVLILIFTIGTWYLLNGIGIAYSAVSFLMVIVMTVFELFIQALQAYVFILLSCSYIQGALAKHH
- a CDS encoding ATP synthase subunit C, which encodes MSALDTLAAVEIKGNLAAIGYGLAAIGPGVGVGIIFGNGTQALARQPEAAGLIRQNQILGFVLCEALALIGLVMGFVYPTS